In Cyprinus carpio isolate SPL01 chromosome A1, ASM1834038v1, whole genome shotgun sequence, the following proteins share a genomic window:
- the LOC109065582 gene encoding coiled-coil domain-containing protein 86-like produces the protein MSASISEETDGGDRVAKAEALDNEEDSPIVSRTRSGRRLRTPAAKTPVRRTRKSVVRVDPTESTESQQESPPDECTADTKGDQCSSATEPVCPDVSTSTPADVSQDSVPDTADLMRSDQACEKENVVNNTETESTGPNKRAKKRTHSESIENKSKMVPLGKPKSGRVWKDRNKQRFSALLRDKPLRTSWEKKMEAKREKQLVKQYHQQLKDEQAREKEEKKRRRAENLRRRAENERKAEIVQVIKNTAKIKRMKKKQLRKIEKRDTLSAVQKTPPSVKKGSGKTNSSL, from the exons ATGTCTGCGTCCATAAGCGAGGAAACAGACGGTGGAGATCGTGTTGCGAAGGCAGAAGCTCTCGATAACGAAGAGGATTCTCCCATTGTGAGTCGCACACGGAGTGGTCGCAGACTGCGGACGCCCGCGGCTAAAACTCCCGTCCGCCGGACTAGAAAGTCTGTTGTCCGAGTAGATCCGACAGAAAGCACCGAGTCTCAGCAGGAATCACCACCTGATGAATGTACAGCAGATACTAAAGGCGATCAGTGCAGCTCGGCGACAGAACCAGTGTGTCCTGATGTGTCTACatcaacaccagcagatgtcagCCAAGATTCAGTACCGGACACTGCAGATTTGATGAGGTCAGATCAGGCCTGTGAGAAGGAAAATGTGGTAAATAACACAGAGACAGAATCCACTGGTCCCAACAAAAGAGCCAAAAAAAGGACTCACTCAGAATCCATTGAGAATAAAAGTAAGATGGTACCTCTTGGGAAGCCTAAATCTGGAAGAGTATGGAAAGACAGAAATAAGCAAAG GTTCTCCGCTCTGTTGAGAGACAAACCTCTGCGTACTTCATGGGAAAAGAAGATGGAGGCCAAGAGAGAGAAGCAGCTGGTGAAGCAGTACCACCAACAGCTGAAAGATGAGCAGGCCAGAGAGAAAGAG GAGAAAAAGAGGAGGAGAGCAGAAAACCTGAGAAGACGAGCAGAAAATGAGAGAAAAGCGGAGATTGTGCAAGTG ATTAAGAATACGGCAAAGATCAAGAGAATGAAGAAGAAACAGCTGAGGAAGATTGAGAAAAGAGACACGCTCTCAGCGGTGCAGAAAACACCACCCAGTGTCAAGAAGGGTTCCGGGAAAACAAACAGCAGCTTGTAG